The following coding sequences lie in one Arachis hypogaea cultivar Tifrunner chromosome 9, arahy.Tifrunner.gnm2.J5K5, whole genome shotgun sequence genomic window:
- the LOC112708737 gene encoding F-box/kelch-repeat protein At3g23880-like: protein MRAHAIVKKVFEAATKWSKLLSLLLPPPLRPPTLPILPAELIELILLRLPARSLLKFKRVCKSWKTLISSSDFTKNQVQLSIMAEPAISEIHLVYTNLLRHSDSKIGFISIQSLLENLSFGTEVVYFPMDDCVKILGSCNGFLCLNNHPKNTDFKVRLLNPCTGLASEWLTLFASDYNQRRPPITNFGFGYDHVNDKFKILAVVESSTRIYTFGEYSWISVQDIPLHPLEWNGTFVTGTGTFNWLATKIASFITYPVHQTTIVVLSFNFGNKSYGQIALPNFEGGMIHREPVLVTLRNSLCVCHEYKKSVWDLWMMKEYGNEDSWTRMFVISHDEELIPRAHGIGIRPLHMMENDLLLVLVRPPWYQLAVYNPANKGDRFGYPVINYYSSDDDMPNYNNPRGCFYVYRESLVSPSHYGLKTDHVWLWDDDDDDN from the coding sequence ATGAGGGCACATGCAATTGTGAAGAAGGTGTTTGAAGCCGCCACCAAGTGGTCCAAACTGCTTTCACTCCTGCTGCCGCCGCCACTGCGCCCACCGACACTACCAATCTTGCCGGCTGAGCTCATAGAGCTAATCCTATTGAGGCTTCCAGCCAGGTCCCTTCTGAAATTCAAGAGAGTTTGCAAGTCATGGAAAACCCTAATCTCCAGCTCCGACTTCACCAAGAACCAAGTTCAACTTTCAATAATGGCGGAACCAGCCATTTCCGAAATACACTTGGTCTATACCAACCTTCTCCGACACAGCGACAGCAAAATTGGATTTATCTCCATTCAATCTCTGTTGGAGAACCTTTCTTTCGGTACCGAAGTGGTTTACTTCCCCATGGACGATTGCGTGAAAATTTTGGGCTCCTGCAATGGGTTTCTATGCTTAAACAATCATCCAAAAAACACTGATTTCAAAGTGAGGTTGTTGAATCCTTGCACTGGATTGGCGTCAGAATGGTTGACACTTTTCGCGTCAGACTATAACCAACGGAGACCTCCTATCACCAATTTTGGGTTTGGCTATGATCATGTCAATGACAAGTTCAAGATTCTCGCGGTTGTTGAGAGTTCTACCAGAATATACACTTTTGGCGAATATTCTTGGATATCCGTTCAGGATATTCCTCTCCATCCTCTTGAATGGAATGGAACATTTGTGACTGGCACTGGAACATTTAATTGGTTAGCTACTAAAATCGCATCCTTTATTACCTATCCTGTCCATCAAACTACGATAGTAGTTCTTTCTTTCAACTTTGGAAATAAGAGCTACGGTCAAATAGCATTGCCTAACTTTGAAGGCGGCATGATCCATCGTGAGCCTGTGTTGGTAACACTAAGGAATTCTCTGTGCGTTTGTCATGAATACAAGAAATCGGTGTGGGATTTGTGGATGATGAAGGAGTATGGAAATGAAGATTCTTGGACTAGAATGTTTGTGATCTCACATGATGAGGAGCTTATTCCTCGTGCTCATGGTATTGGTATAAGACCATTGCACATGATGGAAAATGATCTGCTGCTTGTTTTGGTAAGACCTCCTTGGTATCAATTAGCTGTGTATAATCCTGCAAATAAGGGTGATCGGTTTGGATATCCTGTGATCAACTACTACTCAAGTGATGATGACATGCCAAACTATAATAATCCTCGCGGATGCTTCTATGTTTATCGTGAAAGTTTGGTTTCCCCATCACACTATGGTCTTAAAACTGACCATGTGTGGCTTtgggatgatgatgacgatgacaaTTGA